A single window of Granulicella mallensis MP5ACTX8 DNA harbors:
- a CDS encoding BON domain-containing protein codes for MQISGKLTTLMLASILLTATGCKQTQHAAPARTDQQIASDIQAKLASESTLQGQNIHPAVANRVATLSGIVSNNDVRTLAGSDAGSIDGVKTVVNDLVLPSDQAELCTPAPVRVHHSIRHTRRQPVMTASVTEPLPPAPPPPARPMFVRPVPVVVVPPPPAFYPGPGIYPYHRAWRRGWVRPGPRVVYARPY; via the coding sequence ATGCAAATATCTGGAAAGCTTACAACTCTTATGCTGGCGAGCATCCTGCTGACTGCCACCGGCTGTAAGCAGACGCAACATGCTGCGCCTGCTCGCACGGACCAACAGATCGCCAGCGACATTCAGGCGAAATTGGCATCGGAAAGCACGCTGCAGGGTCAGAACATCCATCCTGCCGTGGCCAACAGAGTTGCCACGCTGAGCGGCATCGTCAGCAACAACGATGTGCGCACGCTTGCGGGCTCTGATGCTGGATCGATTGACGGAGTAAAAACGGTTGTCAACGACCTTGTCCTCCCATCCGATCAGGCGGAACTATGCACCCCCGCTCCTGTTCGAGTGCATCACTCTATCAGGCATACCAGGAGACAGCCGGTCATGACCGCCTCCGTTACGGAACCGCTGCCGCCTGCTCCCCCACCGCCAGCCCGGCCAATGTTTGTCCGGCCAGTCCCGGTTGTTGTCGTGCCTCCACCGCCTGCGTTTTATCCAGGGCCGGGAATCTATCCGTATCACCGAGCCTGGCGCAGGGGATGGGTACGTCCGGGACCGCGGGTCGTCTATGCAAGACCGTATTGA
- the fabF gene encoding beta-ketoacyl-ACP synthase II, with protein MQEYRRVVVTGMGLVCGVGNTAQQVWEGLLAGKSGMAEIKAYDLEGHSVRFAAEVKDFDPHVFVEKKEARKMGRFIHFAMAAAQEAMEHSGLKITPENADNIGVHIGSGIGGFDVIEREHTALMNGGPRKISPFFIPASIINLAAGHVSIKYGAKGPNEATATACTSSAHSIGDAFRTIQRGDADAMIAGGAEAAITPLSVGGFAAMKALSTRNDDPTHACRPFDKDRDGFVVGEGAGILILEELEFAKARGANILAEIVGYGMSGDAFHMTGMAPEGDGCRRAMAAALKVAGISPDKIDYVNAHATSTPLGDALESQAIENVFGDRAKNHKLLVSSTKSMTGHLLGGAGGLEAGITILAMMNSIAPPTMNLYEADPRCRLNYVPNTPQDLKIDYALSNSFGFGGTNGSLVFKRWGAE; from the coding sequence ATGCAGGAGTATCGTCGGGTAGTCGTCACGGGCATGGGCCTCGTTTGCGGGGTCGGCAACACCGCCCAGCAAGTTTGGGAAGGTCTGCTCGCAGGCAAGAGCGGTATGGCCGAGATCAAGGCTTACGATCTCGAAGGCCATTCCGTCCGTTTTGCTGCAGAGGTGAAGGACTTCGATCCGCATGTCTTCGTCGAGAAGAAAGAGGCCCGCAAGATGGGTCGCTTTATCCACTTCGCGATGGCGGCGGCGCAGGAGGCCATGGAGCACTCGGGCCTGAAGATTACACCTGAGAATGCCGATAACATCGGCGTCCATATCGGCTCGGGCATCGGTGGATTCGATGTCATCGAGCGCGAGCATACGGCGTTGATGAACGGCGGGCCTCGCAAGATCTCGCCGTTCTTCATCCCTGCCTCGATCATCAACCTCGCCGCCGGTCATGTTTCGATCAAGTACGGCGCCAAAGGGCCGAACGAGGCCACGGCGACGGCTTGCACGAGCTCGGCCCACTCTATCGGCGATGCGTTCCGCACCATCCAGCGCGGTGATGCGGATGCAATGATCGCGGGCGGCGCTGAGGCTGCTATCACTCCCCTCAGCGTTGGGGGCTTTGCCGCAATGAAGGCCCTTTCCACCCGTAACGACGACCCGACGCACGCCTGCCGTCCCTTCGACAAAGACCGCGATGGTTTTGTCGTAGGCGAAGGCGCAGGCATTCTTATCCTCGAAGAACTTGAATTCGCCAAGGCACGCGGCGCGAACATCCTGGCTGAGATCGTCGGCTACGGCATGAGCGGCGACGCGTTCCACATGACCGGCATGGCCCCCGAGGGCGACGGTTGCCGGCGGGCGATGGCTGCTGCCCTCAAGGTAGCGGGCATCTCTCCGGACAAGATTGATTACGTGAACGCCCACGCCACGTCGACACCCCTCGGCGATGCGCTGGAGTCACAGGCCATCGAGAACGTCTTCGGTGATCGCGCCAAGAACCACAAGCTGCTGGTCAGCTCGACCAAGTCCATGACCGGGCATCTGCTCGGCGGCGCAGGCGGGTTGGAGGCAGGCATCACGATCCTGGCGATGATGAACAGCATCGCTCCGCCGACGATGAACCTCTATGAGGCCGACCCACGCTGCCGTCTGAACTATGTACCCAATACGCCGCAGGACCTGAAGATCGACTATGCACTGTCGAACAGCTTCGGCTTCGGTGGGACGAACGGCTCGCTGGTATTCAAACGCTGGGGCGCGGAATAA